Proteins found in one Serratia plymuthica genomic segment:
- a CDS encoding Hok/Gef family protein produces MPNKGSVVKLVVICATVISLEWMTRSKLCELRIRSGNTEVATILAYESKR; encoded by the coding sequence ATGCCGAACAAAGGAAGTGTCGTAAAACTGGTCGTTATTTGTGCCACTGTAATATCACTGGAATGGATGACACGCAGCAAACTTTGTGAGCTGCGGATCCGATCGGGCAACACGGAAGTTGCGACCATTCTGGCTTACGAATCCAAAAGGTAA
- the metK gene encoding methionine adenosyltransferase, which produces MAKHLFTSESVSEGHPDKIADQISDAVLDAILEQDPKARVACETYVKTGMVLVGGEITTSAWVDIEEITRQTVREIGYVHSDMGFDANSCAVLSAIGKQSPDINQGVDRTDPLEQGAGDQGLMFGYATNETDVLMPAPVTYAHRLVQRQAEVRKNGTLPWLRPDAKSQVTFQYDDGKIVGIDAVVLSTQHSEDISLKDLQEAVMEEIIKPVLPTEWLSASTKYHINPTGRFVIGGPMGDCGLTGRKIIVDTYGGMARHGGGAFSGKDPSKVDRSAAYAARYVAKNIVAAGLADRCEIQVSYAIGVAEPTSIMVETFGTEKVPTEQLTLLVREFFDLRPYGLIQMMDLLQPIYRETAAYGHFGREHFPWEATDKAELLRDAAGLK; this is translated from the coding sequence ATGGCTAAACACCTATTCACGTCCGAGTCCGTCTCCGAAGGGCATCCCGATAAAATTGCCGATCAGATCTCCGATGCCGTTCTTGATGCCATCCTGGAACAGGATCCGAAAGCGCGCGTAGCCTGCGAAACCTACGTGAAAACCGGCATGGTGCTGGTCGGTGGTGAAATCACTACCAGCGCTTGGGTAGATATCGAAGAAATCACCCGTCAAACCGTGCGTGAAATCGGCTATGTTCATTCGGATATGGGTTTTGACGCCAACTCCTGTGCCGTACTGAGCGCCATCGGCAAGCAATCCCCGGATATCAATCAGGGCGTTGACCGTACCGATCCGCTGGAACAGGGTGCCGGCGACCAGGGCCTGATGTTTGGCTATGCCACCAATGAAACCGACGTGCTGATGCCTGCGCCTGTGACCTACGCGCACCGTCTGGTGCAGCGCCAGGCCGAAGTACGTAAAAACGGCACCCTGCCGTGGCTGCGTCCGGATGCAAAAAGCCAGGTCACTTTCCAGTATGACGACGGCAAAATCGTCGGCATCGACGCAGTGGTGTTGTCCACCCAGCACTCCGAAGATATCTCTTTGAAAGATCTGCAAGAAGCAGTGATGGAAGAGATCATCAAGCCGGTTCTGCCTACCGAATGGCTGAGCGCGAGCACCAAATACCACATCAACCCGACCGGCCGTTTCGTTATCGGTGGCCCAATGGGCGACTGCGGTCTGACCGGGCGTAAAATCATCGTGGATACCTACGGCGGCATGGCCCGTCACGGCGGCGGTGCGTTCTCCGGTAAGGACCCGTCCAAGGTTGACCGTTCAGCGGCGTATGCGGCGCGTTACGTGGCGAAAAACATCGTTGCTGCCGGCCTGGCCGACCGTTGCGAGATCCAGGTTTCCTACGCCATCGGCGTGGCGGAGCCAACCTCGATCATGGTGGAAACCTTCGGTACCGAGAAAGTGCCTACCGAACAGTTGACCCTGCTGGTGCGTGAGTTCTTCGATCTGCGCCCATACGGCCTGATCCAGATGATGGACCTGCTGCAACCGATCTACCGCGAAACCGCAGCCTACGGCCACTTCGGTCGTGAGCACTTCCCTTGGGAGGCGACCGACAAAGCAGAATTGCTGCGCGATGCCGCCGGCCTGAAATAA